In the Podospora bellae-mahoneyi strain CBS 112042 chromosome 4, whole genome shotgun sequence genome, one interval contains:
- a CDS encoding hypothetical protein (EggNog:ENOG503P7TK) encodes MSRQYLLTVLAVLATASSINAQILSCADVECPITKGTTSATCTVVDRIFNAVGVVPLEDISDDLKGLSWTKAVGAVDTSSDREYEQSFYLGTPLGVRLPASCAVFFNKVNDRVRFGDDDPKRSKGTCNQAMTDGCINALIKRALEVDLSGNDACEKLQTEFLANLDSECASFATGNNWVDVTAVDLVGDGSPQPIDSDKNTSSDCWPTFPRNNDLRLVHSTNSTGDFGAETMVKHFFGVTPILTVFFAASDNETSVSQAEAQLTCVKAIDLTTTSNATQTQAEGTSDAIRGSGVSMVLVGIMTVVFAAMLA; translated from the exons ATGTCGCGCCAATATCTCCTCACCGTTCTCGCCGTGCTGGCCACGGCCTCTTCCATAAATGCTCAGATCCTGAGCTGTGCTGATGTCGAATGCCCCATCACGAAGGGGACAACCTCCGCTACTTGCACCGTGGTGGACAGGATCTTCAACGCCGTCGGTGTCGTCCCGTTGGAGGATATTAGCGACGACCTGAAAGGCCTCTCCTGGACCAAAGCTGTAGGTGCCGTCGATACCAGCTCCGACCGAGAATACGAACAGTCATTCTACCTCGGTACTCCTCTTGGCGTCAGACTTCCTGCCTCGTGTGCTGTTTTCTTCAACAAAGTGAACGACCGCGTCAGATTCGGCGATGACGACCCCAAGCGATCGAAAGGCACTTGCAACCAAGCCATGACAGATGGTTGCATTAACGCCTTGATAAAGCGCGCCTTGGAAGTTGACCTGTCAGGCAACGACGCATGCGAGAAGCTGCAGACCGAGTTCCTGGCAAACCTGGACTCTGAGTGTGCTTCGTTCGCCACAGGCAATAATTGGGTCGATGTCACCGCGGTGGACctggtgggtgatggttcCCCCCAGCCTATTGACAGCGACAAGAACACCAGTTCCGATTGCTGGCCTACATTCCCAAGGAACAACGATCTCCGGCTCGTTCACTCTACCAATTCAACG GGTGATTTCGGCGCGGAGACCATGGTCAAACACTTCTTCGGAGTTACACCCATTCTTACCGTGTTCTTCGCGGCCAGCGACAACGAGACTTCCGTCTCCCAAGCAGAGGCACAGTTGACGTGTGTTAAGGCGATCGATTTGACCACGACGTCCAATGCCACACAGACCCAGGCAGAGGGAACGAGTGACGCGATTCGGGGAAGTGGCGTATcgatggttttggtggggaTTATGACGGTTGTGTTTGCCGCTATGCTTGCGTAG
- a CDS encoding hypothetical protein (COG:M; EggNog:ENOG503PBWZ) — protein MTMEPTGKTVEVFGSAPLLDEGKGSMSQPGDNKPDYTTATTTYQKYIWKNAYKFIRFLIIFGFVGIILAIPVIVIGSKDIIKKEDALDDEQFFAQRSERTVYYIFMWLLVTWVCFAITYIFASALPYIFRLVARYVNPAHMRYWRIIRTLRRPICIFVTICCSYIAYIITVWVDRLELAMIYDLPEGDVGWVDLIDDFLEQGTLWAGFYFVWKIVMLYITIHFHSRSDHTKIAHSKDMHNALMALYEASIYLYPLGTPEFTEEDMMISNATMAGHGEHRIRATRYLARLGVDSYGITSFFGNFLSSDPKSHWLRPSSSYATVERAIANPKSAAALARRIWMSMVSVGKTTLTAEDIAEVLGPFRKEEAERYFKVLDEAEIGDLKLEEMEWTVAEAGRIRQNIYKSMHNADHCINTFDWVMLAALAAVMVYFILIFWVPSLKSIQETVKFLGFGLTFAVGRTIHHFLAGCIFILFDHPYDIGDRVELWSGQQKQSVSLIVVRTSLLYTVFKRVDNWMELQAGNEWLQQCRIENVTRSGSNRQAVSFNIDVKTSFKDLQYLKSELEAFLKHPDNKRDYLPNLALAIVGLGEMNMLEMRCIVTHRSNWSNEPLRAARSMKFMCALVAITRQIPLGRPDQGTIGRDFNPAHYVMMTPEEAKMNVERVKQQAEADRWDFKSGGSSGDEPVIDLRGVSRDGDLSDDEIIRRAMEEAEKKRVETARKEAEELAARQALGKLPPLPRVGPPPRVTGGSPPPKTGMTSGFDPAGAQGSGGLRSVPHYRV, from the exons ATGACCATGGAACCAACGGGAAAAACTGTCGAGGTCTTTGGGTCCGCCCCATTGCTGGACGAAGGGAAGGGTAGCATGTCCCAACCAGGAGACAACAAACCGGACTACACCACAGCCACGACCACATATCAAAAATACATTTGGAAGAATGCCTACAAGTTCATCcgcttcctcatcatcttcggcTTTGTCGGTATCATACTCGCCATCCCGGTGATTGTAATTGGCAGCAAagacatcatcaagaaggaagaTGCCCTCGACGACGAACAGTTCTTCGCGCAGAGGTCTGAAAGGACAGTCTACTACATCTTCATGTGGCTTCTGGTCACTTGGGTCTGCTTCGCCATTACGTATATCTTTGCGAGTGCCTTGCCGTACATCTTCAGACTGGTGGCACGTTATGTGAATCCGGCACATATGCGCTATTGGCGCATCATCAGGACATTGCGACGCCCTATCTGCATCTTTGTCACCATCTGCTGCTCCTATATTGCGTACATTATT ACTGTCTGGGTAGATCgtcttgagcttgccatGATCTACGATCTTCCCGAAGGCGATGTCGGCTGGGTTGACCTAATCGACGACTTCCTCGAGCAGGGCACCCTCTGGGCTGGCTTCTACTTTGTCTGGAAGATCGTCATGCTCTACATCACCATCCACTTCCACAGCCGCTCGGACCACACCAAGATCGCCCACTCCAAGGATATGCACAACGCTCTGATGGCGCTCTACGAGGCCTCGATATATCTATACCCCCTTGGCACCCCCGAATTCACCGAGGAGGACATGATGATCAGCAACGCTACCATGGCTGGACACGGCGAGCACCGCATTCGTGCCACTCGTTATCTTGCCCGACTCGGGGTGGACTCGTATGGcatcacctccttcttcggcAACTTCCTCTCGAGCGATCCCAAGTCCCACTGGCTCCGTCCTTCCTCGAGCTACGCCACTGTCGAGCGCGCTATTGCGAACCCAAAGTCTGCTGCCGCCTTGGCACGTCGCATCTGGATGTCCATGGTTTCTGTGGGCAAGACGACCCTCACCGCCGAGGACATCGCCGAGGTTCTCGGCCCCTTCCGCAAGGAAGAAGCCGAAAGATACTTCAAGGTCCTCGACGAAGCCGAAATTGGCGACCTCAAACTGGAAGAAATGGAGTGGACCGTCGCCGAAGCCGGCCGCATCCGCCAAAACATCTACAAGAGCATGCACAACGCAGACCACTGCATCAACACCTTCGACTGGGTCAtgctcgccgccctcgccgccgtaATGGTCTacttcatcctcatcttctgGGTCCCCTCCCTGAAATCAATCCAAGAAACCGTCAAAttcctcggcttcggcctCACCTTCGCCGTCGGCCGAACCATCCACCATTTCCTCGCAGGCtgcatcttcatcctcttcgacCACCCCTACGACATAGGCGACAGAGTCGAGCTCTGGTCCGGCCAGCAAAAACAATCCGTCTCCTTGATCGTCGTTAGAACCTCACTCCTCTACACAGTCTTCAAACGCGTCGACAACTGGATGGAACTCCAAGCAGGCAACGAATGGCTCCAGCAGTGCCGCATCGAGAACGTCACCCGCTCCGGGTCGAACCGTCAAGCGGTAAGTTTCAATATTGACGTCAAGACCTCGTTCAAAGACCTCCAGTATCTCAAGTCGGAGCTTGAGGCTTTCCTCAAGCATCCAGACAATAAGAGGGActacctccccaacctcgccctcgcgattgttgggctgggggagATGAACATGCTTGAGATGCGCTGCATCGTTACGCACAGGTCAAACTGGTCTAATGAACCGTTGCGCGCGGCGAGGAGTATGAAGTTCATGTGTGCTTTGGTCGCTATCACGAGGCAGATCCCGCTTGGTAGACCTGATCAGGGGACGATAGGGAGGGACTTTAACCCTGCTCACTATGTCATGATGACGCCTGAGGAGGCTAAGATGAATGTTGAGAGAGTCAAGCAACAGGCGGAGGCTGACCGGTGGGATTTCAAGAGTGGCGGTAGCAGTGGTGATGAGCCGGTTATTGATCTGAGAGGTGTGTCGAGAGATGGGGATCTGAGCGATGACGAGATAATCaggagggcgatggaggaagcagagaagaagagggttgagacggcgaggaaggaagcTGAAGAGTTAGCTGCGAGGCAGGCGCTTGGGAAGCTGCCGCCTTTGCCGAGGGTTGGTCCTCCCCCGAGAGTGACGGGTGGAAGCCCGCCACCGAAAACTGGGATGACCTCTGGGTTTGATCCAGCAGGTGCTCAGGGTAGTGGCGGGTTGAGAAGTGTGCCACATTATAGGGTCTAG
- a CDS encoding hypothetical protein (COG:S; EggNog:ENOG503PCUS) yields the protein MPHLARKLLRKVKQLRHRHDEARDASHHDQLRNRWQGSYACPEPQNANTTTTSPEVVVAVVGPTNSTLSTTTTQPVTSLAEAATTTTALDNTATATLPNKVVIDNTLPSGTNPLANNIENVTWLGYQIANNSCSHRDLGFAGKLGGKWYSIFGDTLWAAPGVTDMFLDPPGFHGMVRDSISLLTDDPLTVVDLHLNDDEPVPHQLQFVPFNEEWGETNQYGFGGTSLCEVDEETGMGVLYYLVNGNESRGLIGAGVARVELIDEVPTVTHRYGSQGWWWDSKKYARYGDQIAYRDENSEYIYIWGGPPDYITDWSTINYHYLARVKAKKAFDLGAYEYYWGKQKGWRKQVLDRFDTETSVMWGSGQGQVHWSEYWGCYLLVHLGIAGGAVFIRTADNLEGPWTPDVQIFQAMPIDDGLVYAGVAHPYLDETGKTLVVSYTNNNHIEVLRVEFA from the exons ATGCCACATCTCGCTAGAAAGTTGCTGCGAAAAGTTAAACAGTTACGTCATCGCCATGATGAGGCTCGCGATGCTTCCCACCACGACCAACTAAGAAACCGATGGCAAG GATCATACGCCTGTCCAGAACCACAGAACGCGAatacgacgacgacatcccCTGAAGTGGTTGTGGCAGTAGTCGGCCCGACAAATTCCACGttatcaaccaccaccacccaaccggTCACATCCCTCGCGGAAGCAGCCACAACTACCACCGCGCTCGacaacaccgccaccgcAACACTCCCCAACAAAGTCGTAATagacaacaccctcccctcggGCACCAACCCCCTAGCCAACAACATCGAAAACGTCACCTGGCTAGGCTACCAAATAGCCAACAATTCGTGCTCTCACCGCGACTTGGGGTTTGCGGGCAAGTTGGGAGGGAAATGGTACTCCATCTTTGGGGACACGTTATGGGCTGCCCCAGGGGTGACAGACATGTTTCTTGACCCGCCCGGCTTTCACGGCATGGTTCGGGATTCTATTTCTTTGCTCACGGACGACCCACTGACGGTGGTGGACCTCCATCTCAATGACGACGAGCCGGTGCCACATCAATTGCAGTTTGTGCCTTTTAATGAGGAGTGGGGGGAGACGAACCAGTATGGATTTGGGGGGACGAGTTTGTgtgaggttgacgaggagacGGGCATGGGGGTGCTCTATTACCTGGTG AATGGGAATGAATCCCGCGGTTTAATCGGTGCTGGCGTGGCGCGAGTTGAGCTCATCGACGAGGTCCCTACCGTTACACACCGGTACGGCAGTcaaggttggtggtgggactCGAAGAAATATGCCAGATATGGTGATCAGATTGCGTATCGGGATGAGAATTCAGAGTATATCTATATTTGGGGTGGGCCGCCGGATTATATCACGGATTGGAGTACCATCAACTACCACTACCTTGCTAGGgtgaaggcgaagaaggcttTTGATTTGGGGGCGTATGAGTACTATTGGGGAAAGCagaaggggtggaggaagcAGGTGCTGGATCGGTTTGATACTGAGACGTCGGTTATGTGGGGGAGTGGACAGGGGCAGGTGCATTGGAGTGAGTATTGGGGGTGTTATTTGCTGGTGCATTTGGGGATTG CTGGTGGGGCGGTATTTATCCGGACGGCGGACAACTTGGAAGGGCCGTGGACGCCGGATGTGCAGATTTTCCAGGCGATGCCTattgatgatgggttggtgtaCGCCGGGGTGGCACACCCGTATTTGGATGAAACGGGGAAGACGCTGGTGGTGTCTTATACGAACAACAACCATATTGAAGTGCTGAGGGTGGAGTTTGCATGA
- a CDS encoding hypothetical protein (MEROPS:MER0003338; EggNog:ENOG503NYX7; COG:E) produces MEYKPIPPSPARFKPQIIIHGGAGNITPETLPPDRYSQYRESLLTIIGKTHHYMFTPEPSTNTLPSSLSTATYAVALLEDNPLFNAGHGAVFTRDGYNELEASIMVSHPGSYPKRGVGVTGLRHIRNPILLAKAILQHGEDDLLGRHSQSPSANMLDVPNAQGHTLIHGPAAEQLAKQYNLAIVPQSYFYTQTRWDEHTRALERERQNPGKSLATYSKEEYLPQGTVGAVTLDEQGILTVATSTGGLTNKLTGRIGDTPSVGAGFWAEEWAEEGDPSGHAELRCRPGPVVVISDALKGLMADCLPSPFSYNPAFKTPKVVTTRAMAVSGTGNGDSFLRTAAARTVGAMARFGGVSSKEAVSKVAGPGGELEKSAGDRWGSTGEGAGGIIGIEIAEARDDNGMLLDARCGVLQDFNCGGMFRAWVDRRSHAHFRVWQPDGSTPAGYESEDVSGMDLRRASKRSEPIAF; encoded by the coding sequence ATGGAATACAaacccatccctccctccccagcccgCTTCAAGCCCCAAATTATCATCCACGGCGGAGCcggcaacatcacccccGAAACACTCCCACCAGACCGCTACAGTCAATATCGTGAATCactcctcaccatcatcggCAAGACCCATCACTACATGTTCACTCCTGaaccctccaccaacaccctcccctcctccctctccacagCAACCTATGCCGTCGCCCTTCTAGAAGAcaaccccctcttcaacGCCGGCCACGGCGCCGTCTTTACCCGCGACGGCTACAACGAGCTCGAAGCCTCCATAATGGTCTCGCACCCAGGTTCCTACCCCAAACGCGGCGTAGGCGTCACCGGCCTCCGCCACATACGCAATCCCATCCTCCTAGCAAAAGCAATCCTCCAACACGGAGAAGAtgacctcctcggccgccatTCCCAATCACCCTCCGCAAACATGCTCGATGTCCCCAACGCCCAAGGCCACACCCTCATCCACggcccagcagcagagcAACTAGCAAAGCAATACAACCTCGCCATTGTTCCCCAATCCTACTTCTACACCCAAACCCGCTGGGACGAGCACACCCGCGCCCTGGAACGCGAAAGACAAAACCCTGGAAAGAGCCTCGCCACCTACAGCAAAGAAGAATATCTCCCCCAAGGCACCGTCGGCGCCGTGACCCTAGACGAGCAAGGCATCCTCACCGTCGCAACCAGCACAGGCGGCCTAACCAACAAGTTGACCGGTCGAATAGGCGATACCCCCTCCGTCGGGGCCGGATTCTGGGCAGAAGAATgggctgaagaaggggaCCCTTCTGGTCACGCAGAGTTAAGATGTCGGCCCGGTccagtggtggtgatatctGATGCACTGAAAGGTCTCATGGCGGATTGCCTGCCTAGCCCGTTCAGCTACAATCCTGCGTTCAAGACCCCAAAGGTGGTGACTACGCGGGCGATGGCGGTTTCGGGGACCGGGAACGGGGATTCGTTTCTTCgcactgctgctgcgaggACCGTGGGGGCGATGGCTCGCTTCGGGGGTGTCTCGTCAAAGGAGGCGGTCTCGAAAGTGGCAGGACCAGGGGGAGAGCTGGAAAAGAGTGCAGGGGATCGGTGGGGTTCGACGGGTGAGGGCGCAGGGGGCATCATTGGTATCGAGATCGCGGAGGCTCGAGACGACAACGGGATGTTGCTCGATGCTCGCTGTGGCGTCCTTCAGGACTTTAACTGCGGTGGCATGTTTCGAGCATGGGTTGATAGGCGCAGCCACGCGCATTTCCGAGTGTGGCAGCCAGACGGATCGACGCCGGCTGGCTATGAGTCCGAGGATGTTTCCGGGATGGATCTAAGGAGAGCCAGCAAGAGGAGCGAACCTATAGCATTTTAG
- the TIM17 gene encoding translocase of the inner membrane (COG:U; EggNog:ENOG503NZN8; BUSCO:EOG09265E6R) has translation MDHTRDPCPWVILNDFGGAFAMGAIGGTIWHGIKGFRNSPYGERRVGAITAIKMRAPVLGGNFGVWGGLFSTYDCAVKGVRKKEDPWNAIIAGFFTGGSLAIRGGYKAARNGAIACAVLLAVIEGVGIGFQKMMAGSTKLEAPQPPPSNEMNLA, from the exons ATGGATCACACAAGAG ATCCCTGCCCATGGGTCATTCTCAACGATTTCGGCGGTGCCTTCGCCATGGGT GCTATCGGTGGTACGATCTGGCACGGCATCAAGGGTTTCAGAAACAGTCCCTATGGCGAGAGACGAGTGGGCGCCATCACAGCTATCAAGATGCGCGCGCCAGTATTGGGTGGTAACTTTGGTGTCTGGGGTGGTCTCTTCTCTACATACGACTGCGCCGTGAAGGGCGTCAGAAAGAAGGAGGATCCATGGAACGCCATC ATTGCCGGTTTCTTCACAGGTGGCTCGCTCGCCATCCGTGGCGGCTACAAGGCGGCGAGAAACGGTGCCATTGCTTGCGCTGTCCTTCTTGCTGTCATTGAAGGTGTTGGTATTGGTTTTCagaagatgatggcgggTTCCACAAAGCTCGAG gccccacaaccaccaccttccaaCGAAATGAACCTCGCATAG
- a CDS encoding hypothetical protein (EggNog:ENOG503NXEP; COG:E; MEROPS:MER0026494), whose product MVHFNPDLASSARPSNNLKTRCNMDELGEPGPLSQQGESVQKTEATDNGPVRPVPQNFVWRLYGRSNSSSTFVKVNTGDMALGVPVLRETFDPWRCHDGHDEDDGGCKGCIRINKARAAAASLATPLAMASMASHAGTTDLTATMASLQGRELDDSCPDAAPDQLQELRHDGSVLALAVSDKYIFAGTSKGEIAVWSLGTFQPVQTIQAHKRSVLCLLLADDCKYLFSTACEPIINVWCPRTFTRLYEIYSTYDVGDVFSVAYSPQREIVYVGTQTQDIQWISLKDPERKSSHESAHHPDRRQHRFFDSRAVGGTSTPRRTEEFYALIPKAEQVLEIDSGAIRQYAHYGWVFCMLVAKGPTVLVDSDEEVLISGGGDGTIKLWKLCDTGLDYEDGNVTGDIEELMVLGEDDSESVMSLAIDGSFLYAGKLGGIIELWDLDTKQKLRVIKAHDGNVNVLKMSFGLLWSGGTGGSASKHSTVHYGRDTNGAAQNISQKYQCLSRWKAHDAKILSSATVVHNSDQLFLTGANDNTVRVWRVNGMPSQTEDGTGPAEDMMVQSLREFISYKTVSSRPEFTEDCRKGATFLGSLFKRLGAQVEMLSTGSLHNPVVYAKFSGKLEPAEKRKRILFYGHYDVVPADMKGDNWQTDPFKLSGRDGYLYGRGVSDNKGPIIAALYAVSDLLQEKALDSDIIFVIEGEEESGSRGFAEAIHDNKELIGHIDYVLLANSYWLDDEVPCLTYGLRGVLHATVCIDSKHPDLHSGVDGSNMLSEPLTDLTLLVSKLKDRKNHVNIPGFYDGILPLTKEEDLRYDDIANILIRRNPANGPIEALKRSLMARWREPNLTIHRYNVSGPDGSLISSHATANVSIRLVPGQEVDEVIKNLKSFLREEYEQFESDNTLTIRIDNKAEPWLGVPGNYIFRTLEEAVMRAWGPTASEDSKNGVSVALPPNGTNDETAPKTRKPLYIREGGSIPPIRFLEKEFNAPAAHLPCGQASDAAHLDNERLRVVNLQKSREIFSTVFRKL is encoded by the exons ATGGTGCACTTCAACCCTGATCTCGCGTCATCCGCCCGGCCCAGCAACAATCTGAAGACACGGTGTAACATGGACGAACTCGGAGAGCCCGGACCTCTGTCTCAGCAAGGAGAGTCTGTACAAAAGACGGAGGCCACCGACAACGGCCCCGTTAGACCTGTCCCCCAGAACTTTGTTTGGCGTTTGTATGGGAGGAGCAACAGCAGTTCGACATTTGTGAAGGTGAACACCGGCGATATGGCTCTCGGCGTGCCCGTCCTTCGGGAGACGTTCGATCCCTGGCGATGCCACGACGGCcacgacgaagatgatggaggtTGCAAAGGATGCATCAGGATCAACAAAGCTAGGGCCGCGGCTGCATCTCTTGCCACGCCGCTGGCTATGGCATCCATGGCATCCCACGCTGGCACCACCG ATTTAACCGCGACCATGGCTTCGCTCCAAGGCCGTGAGCTTGACGACAGTTGCCCTGATGCCGCTCCCGATCAGCTCCAAGAGCTCAGACACGATGGCTCGGTCCTCGCCCTGGCCGTATCCGACAAGTACATTTTCGCCGGCACCAGCAAGGGGGAGATTGCCGTATGGTCGCTAGGCACCTTCCAGCCAGTGCAGACAATACAAGCCCACAAGCGCAGCGTGCTCTGCCTGCTGTTAGCTGACGACTGCAAGTACCTGTTCTCGACAGCCTGCGAGCCCATCATCAATGTCTGGTGCCCCCGAACGTTTACACGCCTCTACGAGATCTACAGCACATACGATGTCGGTGATGTGTTCAGTGTCGCATATTCGCCACAACGAGAAATCGTATACGTTGGCACACAAACACAGGACATCCAGTGGATCAGCCTGAAGGACCCAGAGCGAAAGTCCTCCCACGAATCAGCCCACCATCCCGATCGACGACAACATAGATTTTTTGACTCGCGCGCGGTTGGCGGGACATCAACACCTCGACGGACCGAGGAATTTTACGCCTTAATACCCAAGGCCGAACAGGTGCTAGAGATTGACTCGGGTGCAATTCGACAGTATGCGCACTACGGCTGGGTGTTCTGCATGCTGGTGGCCAAGGGCCCAACGGTTCTGGTCGACTCGGATGAAGAGGTCTTGATATCGGGTGGAGGCGACGGCACCATCAAGCTGTGGAAGTTGTGTGATACCGGGCTGGACTACGAGGACGGTAATGTTACAGGCGACATTGAGGAATTGATGGTTCTCGGGGAGGATGATAGCGAGTCCGTCATGTCGCTTGCCATTGATGGGTCCTTCTTGTACGCCGGCAAGCTGGGCGGTATCATCGAGCTATGGGATCTGGACACGAAGCAGAAGTTAAGGGTCATCAAGGCCCATGACGGGAACGTCAATGTTCTCAAGATGAGCTTTGGGCTTCTCTGGAGTGGAGGAACTGGTGGTTCTGCCTCG aaaCACAGCACAGTTCATTATGGTAGAGACACCAACGGTGCGGCGCAGAACATTAGTCAAAAGTACCAGTGCTTGAGTCGATGGAAGGCTCACGACGCCAAGATCCTGTCTTCTGCCACAGTCGTTCACAACAGCGATCAGCTATTCCTTACTGGTGCCAATGACAACACGGTCCGTGTTTGGCGTGTTAACGGCATGCCATCCCAGACCGAGGACGGCACAGGGCCAGCTGAGGATATGATGGTTCAATCGCTGCGGGAGTTCATCTCTTACAAGACTGTCTCGTCCCGGCCTGAATTCACCGAGGACTGCCGCAAAGGTGCCACCTTCCTCGGGTCTCTGTTCAAGCGACTGGGCGCTCAAGTGGAAATGCTCAGCACCGGCTCCTTGCACAACCCCGTGGTGTACGCCAAATTCAGCGGCAAGCTGGAACCAGCGGAGAAGCGCAAGAGGATTCTGTTCTACGGTCACTACGATGTTGTCCCTGCGGATATGAAGGGGGACAACTGGCAGACTGATCCGTTCAAATTGTCTGGGCGAGATGGCTATCTCTATGGACGCGGTGTGAGCGACAACAAGGGACCCATTATTGCTGCCCTGTATGCCGTCTCGGACCTGTTGCAAGAGAAGGCTCTCGACTCGgacatcatcttcgtcatcgagggtgaggaagaatCCGGTTCGCGAGGATTTGCTGAAGCCATCCATGACAACAAGGAACTTATCGGGCATATCGACTACGTCCTTTTGGCAAACAGTTACTGGTTAGACGACGAGGTTCCCTGCCTGACATATGGCCTTCGTGGTGTACTTCATGCTACCGTCTGCATTGACTCCAAGCACCCTGATCTCCActctggtgttgatggcagcAATATGTTGTCGGAGCCGCTGACCGATTTGACGCTGCTTGTCAGCAAACTCAAGGACCGCAAGAACCACGTCAACATTCCAGGTTTCTACGACGGCATTCTTCCCctgaccaaggaggaggacctTCGGTATGATGACATtgccaacatcctcatccgacGGAATCCAGCAAACGGCCCTATTGAAGCTCTCAAGCGCAGTCTCATGGCGAGATGGCGCGAGCCCAACCTGACAATCCACAGATATAACGTATCTGGACCAGACGGCAGCTTGATCAGCAGCCACGCCACGGCCAATGTCAGTATCAGACTGGTCCCCGGCcaggaggtggacgaggtgATCAAGAACCTCAAGTCATTCCTCAGGGAAGAGTACGAGCAATTCGAGAGCGACAATACCCTCACCATCAGGATCGACAACAAGGCCGAGCCATGGCTTGGTGTGCCTGGAAACTACATCTTCCGAACCCTGGAAGAGGCAGTCATGAGGGCCTGGGGGCCAACGGCGTCCGAGGACAGCAAAAACGGTGTCTCTGTCGCGTTGCCACCCAATGGAACCAACGACGAAACTGCGCCAAAGACACGGAAGCCTTTGTATATTCGCGAGGGTGGTTCTATCCCACCGATTCGGTtcttggagaaggagtttAACGCTCCGGCGGCTCATTTGCCCTGTGGTCAAGCGAGTGACGCGGCACATTTGGATAacgagaggttgagggtggtgaattTACAGAAGAGCAGGGAGATCTTTAGCACCGTGTTCCGCAAGCTGTAG
- a CDS encoding hypothetical protein (EggNog:ENOG503PGKG), protein MSPLILTRASVLQHDQLQLNVLKTMSFLSPRRLKRKKWESPELLCGEIIDTPRVGLLKKAWGSSGPAQERFDVHILPDIEDVLRNIDPGYADIFVRLYMT, encoded by the coding sequence ATGTCCCCGCTCATTCTTACCCGCGCGTCAGTCCTACAGCATGATCAACTCCAATTGAACGTCCTCAAAACCATGTCTTTCCTGAGTCCTAGACGGCTCAAGCGCAAAAAGTGGGAAAGTCCTGAGCTGTTATGTGGGGAGATCATTGACACGCCCCGGGTTGGCTTGCTCAAGAAGGCATGGGGGTCAAGCGGCCCAGCCCAGGAACGATTCGACGTCCATATCCTTCCTGACATCGAAGATGTTTTGAGGAATATCGACCCTGGTTATGCCGACATATTCGTGCGGCTCTACATGACATGA
- a CDS encoding hypothetical protein (EggNog:ENOG503P36B): MASLERYYLRHMDGVFVPSRTPRLFNGDRSAVLCHEVYGQYHQYQWRLFSGHSPTTNRGIRDPENTFRLVQHLHDGKTREQVKTLLRSTISSASDEECERYIDLAAPLLTMMKTGVPKNQLMTRSLLRWEQGTIRDFVSDFFKESPKLSYERIRLPKIFNAWSIHKVGGINISFTDNLADHLLLTDDDSTLLIFHHASFLECHLQPFPAPLYPADLVHKQLSTIALLLPHIRTTPNWNRPSLSICGTLQAHDRQIERFHFWRDRLVILKQTYDDTTPSSLQQWWYDRRNGVQ, encoded by the exons ATGGCGTCCCTAGAGAGGTATTATCTGCGCCATATGGACGGCGTTTTCGTGCCATCGAGGACACCCAGACTTTTCAATGGAGATCGCTCGGCTGTCCTGTGCCACGAAGTGTACGGACAATACCATCAGTATCAATGGCGCCTCTTCTCGGGACACAGTCCCACAACCAACAGAGGGATACGTGATCCCGAGAACACATTTCGACTTGTTCAGCATCTGCACGACGGCAAGACCCGAGAGCAAGTGAAGACTCTGCTGAGGTCCACAATATCGAGCGCATCTGACGAAGAATGTGAAAGGTACATTGACCTGGCGGCCCCTCTCCTCACTATGATGAAGACCGGCGTTCCGAAGAATCAACTCATGACCCGCAGTTTACTCCGATGGGAGCAGGGAACAATCAGGGACTTTGTGAGTGACTTCTTCAAGGAGTCACCCAAACTCAGTTACGAACGAATCAGACTGCCGAAGATTTTCAATGCTTGGAGCATCCATAAGGTCGGAGGGATCAATATCAGCTTTACTGACAACCTTGCTGACCATCTGCTGTTGACTGATGATGATTCAACGCTGTTGATATTTCATCATGCCTCGTTCCTAGAGTGCCACCTACA GCCATTCCCGGCACCTCTATACCCGGCAGACCTCGTTCATAAACAACTGTCCACCATTgcgctccttctcccacacA TCAGGACAACACCCAACTGGAATCGACCCTCGCTCTCTATTTGTGGCACCCTCCAAGCCCACGACCGTCAGATCGAACGGTTCCACTTCTGGAGAGACAGGCTGGTGATCCTGAAACAGACCTATGATGATACTACGCCGAGCTCTCTCCAACAGTGGTGGTACGATCGTCGGAACGGGGTGCAATGA